tcgggtgtcacgttccgacaccaggatagtagtagtggatcgggtgtcacgttccgacaccaggatagtattaatggatcgggtgtcatgttccgacaccaggatagtagtagtggatcggatgtcacgtaccgacaccaggatagtaaagagaatgaatcttgaattatgctaatatactcagatttaatgaacctgtttcccaaatgagtatggtgtggaggcttgggtcctcatagatgtgcttgggttgtgcccaatggttatggtacttgttgttgtcacctgttaagtgttatggttgattttattttattatttgatatatattgctctctattctgagttggccgatgatgcctactcagtacttgtgttttgtactgacccctacttgtatgtttcctctttgttatttgtggagtgaagcaaacgtaccgtcgtcttctactcaaccgcaactctagcaagtcttcatcacgtcagatttcagggtgagctattgttcctaggtCGGACTGGATTTTCTcacattcatgtcttgatgtccttgaagttcggacaaggactatctcttttatttgttttagtttcctagacactcttagatttagtaatttgaggatagaatgttcttgtgatgatgactaccagattttggggataataataagttttgagttttagaagtcatttatttatttcgttaatgagttgtaagtcttccgcattattttctgtttattatgattgaattgttggggtttagattggttggttcgctcacataggaggttaagtgtgggtgccactcgcggctcatttttggtcgtgacatacttggtatcagagcattagggttcgttggtctcatcacacaagaacgagtctagtagagtcttaaggaacggtagggggacacctttacttttctttgagaggctataagactttaggaaaatttcattccttctttctttcgtgctattacttggatccaattggtatctaggtgatacaaattggtatctgaccatgttcactctatttcgcaaatggttagaactagagcaacaactacgccagcaccaacaccggcaagacaagatgcgtctgaaccagccactgaggctgtagctcgaagaggagcagtggcaagatgCCGTGGTAGGGGTCGCGGGAGGACTTcatctagaggaagaggacaagcacctggcccagctagtactagggcggtgactcctccaccgactgaggaagtattaagagagggtggGGAAAGGGAtgatgaacaagtgcagaatgagggattaccaccccaacctaccccagaaatgattaaccaggttcttgcttatcttagcgggttatccgATCAAGGCCAaacgcctccagtgttttctgcaccagcacctcaggttccgggagtacaacatgcagctgctgtggctccccgcatggatgcctcattggaaataggcacgtttcctcgattgactacaggtcCTATAATGACGAAtgatcagcacgaacttttcactaagttcttgaaattgaaacctccagtcttcaagggtgctgaatctgaggatgcctatgattttctggttgattatcatgagttgctacataagatgggcatagtggaacgattcggtgttgagtttgtaacctatcagtttcagggaaatgccaaaatatggtggcgatcgtatgttgagtgtcaatcagcacaggcaccacccctgacttgggcatcattctctagcttgtttatggaaaagtatataccccggactttgagggataggaagagagatgagttcctgagcctagagcaaggtaggatgtcggttactgcgtatgaggctaagtttcgggcattatccaggtatgccacccagctttgcttcattccacaagagcggattcgacgttttgtgaagggattgaggtcataCTTGCATATTCCAGCCTTAGAGgtagctactgcagcaaaatcctttcaggaggtggtagattttgtgatagaagtggagggagtgaagccagacgacttcaccatgacatcaacacctaagaagtttcgtaagggaggcgagtttaatggttcttactccagagggcagggttcaggaggttacccagcccgacctattcagtcttcactgcaggttgtagctgggggtccaccgcagaccggtcaacacttcccTGAGTTTCggggttatccccagactccgtcattctcacagagacctatgcttgaatctagatagtgttatggatgtggagagatcggacatattaggaggttttgtcccaaacagagttacagaaccccaatagttagaggtagaggtggtcatgggagaggccgccattctggagcaCGCGttggtcaaggtaatggtggtcaacAAACCAACCGGGGTGGCGGGAATGCCGGAGcgactgcagcacaacatggtaggggcaacagataGACAGGctatagggcccattgttatgctttccctgggaggtctgaagcggagacatctgatgctgttatcacaggtaatcttttggtctgtgattgcattgcttctgtattgtttgatcctggatctacattttcatatgtatcttcctcatttgctactggtcttaatttacattgtgaattgcttgacatacctattcgtgtttctactccggtgagTGAggctgtgatagttgaaaaggtgtataagtcttgtcttgtgacttttgtggggagaaatactcatgtagacttggttatcttagaaatggttgacttcgatgtaattctgggtatgacttggctgtCTCCAAATTTTACAATCTTAGactgtaatgctaaaactgtaaggttgtccaagcctgggacagatccgttaatgtgggagggtgactacacttccactccattttgtattatctcctttcttcgtgctaagagaatggttagtaagggttgtttagctttcttggcacacctcagggatgatactactcaagtaccttcaattgagtcggtttcgatagtccgtgagtttcatgatgtgtttcctgcagaacttcctggtatgccaccggatagggatattgatttctgtattgacctggagccgggtactcgccccatttccataacCCCCCTTAATacaatggctcccgctgagttaagagagttaaaggcccaacttcaagagttgttaagcaaaggcttcattataccaagtgcatctccttggggtgctcctgtgttgtttgtgaagaagaaggatggaagttttcggatgtgcatagactacaggcaactgaataaggtaactgttaagaacaagtatcctcttactcgcatcgatgatttgttcgatcagttacaaggtgctcttaccttctcaaaaatcgatttgagatctggttatcatcaattgaaaatacgggcaacggatgtgccaaagactgcttttcggaccaggtatagacattatgagttcttagtaatgtcttttgggcttacgaattcccctgctgcgttcatgagcttgatgaacgggatttttaagccatatctggacctctttgtcattgtattcatcgatgatatactggtatactcaaagagcaggaaagaacatgaggagcacttgagaatggtattggaaatgttgagggagaaaaagctttatgccaaattctccaagtgtgagttgtggctagattcagtgtccttcttggggcatgtggtttctaaggatgaagtgatggtggatccttccaagatcgaagcagtgaagaattgggtaagacctactaatgttacagaagtaaggagctttgtcggtttagctagctactaccgtcgatttgtaaAGGGATTTTCTtatgttgcttcccaattggcaaacttgactaagcagagtgtttcgtttgtatggtcggacgagtgtgaagaaagctttcagaagctcaagaccttgttgactactgcaccaattcttaccctgccagtggaaggtaagaatttcattgtttattgtgatgcatcctattcttgtttgggtgcagtgctaatgcaagagaagaatgtaatttcttatgcttcgaggcaattaaaggtgcatgaacgtaattatccgacccacgatttggagttggctgcggtagtgtttgcattaaagcaatggacacattatctatatggggttaagtgtgaagtctatacagatcatcgtagtttacagtatgtctttactcagaaaggtttgaatttgagacagaggaggtggatggaactactgaaggactatgatatcactatcttgtatcatccgggaaaagctaacgttgtggcagatgcgttaagtagaaaagcagggaacatgagaagtctagctcacttgcaggtttctagacgcccattggctagagaggttcagactctggctaattaCTTTATGAGACtaaaagtaaatgagaagggaggatttttggcctatGTGGAGGAaaaatcttcctttcttgacaagattaaggagaagaaatttactgatgagaaactgatccggattcgagataaggtattgcaaggagaggctaaagaagcaaaaatcgatgaggaaggtgttttgaggattaagggaagggtatgtgtaccccgtgtcgatgatttgattcacaccattcttacagaggctcatagttcaaggtattctatacatcccggtgcaaccaagatgtatcgcgacttaaagcaacatttttggtggagtaggatgaagcgtgacattgttgattttgttgcccaatgcccgaattgtcagcaggtaaagtatgaacaccagaggcctggagggacacttcagagaatgcccattcctgaatggaagtgggagagaattgcaatggacttcgtggttggttttccaaagacaatgggtaagtatgactccatttgggtaattgtttataggttaactaagtctgctcacttcattccggttaaggtgacttacaatgcagagaagttagccaaactttacatctgagaaattgttcgattgcatggagttccactttccatcatatcagatagaggtacacagtttacttctaagttttggaaaaaattgcatgttgaattaggtactaggttggaccttagtactgcatttcaccctcagaccgatggtcaatctgagcgaacgatttaggtgttggaagatatgcttcgtgcatgtgtgatagaatttggtggtcattgggataacttcttacccttagcagagttctcatacaataatagctatcactcaagtattgatatggctccatttgaggcactgtatgggagaagatgtaggtctcccattgggtggtttgatgcatttgaggttagaccttggggtactgaacttctgagggaatcgttagataaagtgaaatgcatccaggaaaagcttctagcggctcaaagtaggcagaaagaatatgcagatcgaaaggttagagacttggagtttatggagggcgagcaagttttgctgaaggtttcacccatgaaaggggtgatgcggtttggtaagcgaggtaagcttagtccgaggtatattggtccatttgaagttctgaagcgcgttgggaggtagcttatgaattagccttacccccaggactgtcaggagtgcatccggtatttcatgtgtctatgttgaaaagataccatggggatggaaactacatcattcgttgggattcagttcttcttgatgagaatttgtcttatgaggaggagcctgttgttatcatagatagagaagttcgcaagttgaggtcaaggagatttcatccatcaaggttcaatggaagaatcgaccaattgaagagtccacttgggagaaggaggctgatatgcaagaaaaatacccacacctgtctacagattcaggtactcctttttgcccttgtttttcttcttgtgatcgttcgaggacgaacgatgggtaaattggtatctattgtaacgacctgttagtcgttttgagcagtagagtttatttctggtaataactgtctgggtcaacggatcccacgacggaccgtcattggcacgacggaccgtcgagggggtctcgttccaaaacacttagattctaaaaatttgggtactgagaacaactctgtgaacttcgcgacgacatggcaggacggaccgtcgtggtcacgacagaccgtcacagaccctttagtgaaatttagtctctgaactttgtgacgaaagcagcaggacggaccgtcgcaggcacgacgggccgtcacgggCTGCGTAAACCTGACTgtgtcggatttctgttaaaagtttttaaggggcgttttggattattcctgcttatgaatataaagttagtggtttaatgttattaattcaattacttggggctTAAAGGAcacaaccttggaataaatagtggttacttttaccatctttttatacttaattatatggtaattagggtaaaagaaaaagagttggaataaggaaaaatagaaagaacagaaaagaGGGAGAATgaacgatcgagagagggagaaacaaagaggaaagcattggagaagcagatttcttgatcacgattcttcggtggaggtaggttatggtttattctatttcatagtaaactcttaatagcgaatgatatgtgtagGGTAGTATTGTCAAGTCTTCTATAtacttaattgtgtgcttgcatgatgtgattatgtaattttgatgaattagcTTGATGAGGCTGTTggatcttaaaccttaaaacctctttgttaatgatgatgccttggtataaaagaaggcttgatgaactaaaagaatgaggttaatggatcgggtgtcacgttccgacaccaggatagtaatagtggatcgggtatcacgttccgacaccaggatagtattaatggatcgggtgtcacgttccgacaccaggatagtagtagtggatcgggtgtcacgtttcgaaaccaggatagtattaatggatcgggtgtcatgttccgacaccaggatagtagtagtggatcggatgtcacgtaccgacaccaggatagtaaagagaatgaatcttgaattatgctaatatactcagatttaatgaacctgtttcccaaatgagtatggtgtggaggcttgggtcctcatagatgtgcttgggttgtgcccaatggttatggtacttgttgttgtcacctgttaagtgttatggttgattttattttattatttgatatatattgctctctattctgagttggccgatgatgcctactcagtacttgtgttttgtactgacccctacttgtatgtttcctctttgttatttgtggagtggagcaaacgtaccgtcgtcttcaactcaaccgcaactctagcaagtcttcatcacgtcagattttagggtgagctattgttcctaggtcggactggattctctcacattcatgtcttgatgtccttgaagttcggacaaggactatctcttttatttgttttagtttcctagacactcttagatttagtaatttgaggatagaatgttcttgtgatgatgactaccagattttggggataataataagttttgagttttagaagtcatttatttatttcgttaatgagttgtaagtcttccgcattattttctgtttattatgattgaattgttggggtttagattggttggttcgctcacataggaggttaagtgtgggtgccactcgcggctcgttttgggtcgtgacaaaaagaGAAGTGAACGAAGAGGGTGACTGATTTTGTGACtatcacaaaataatattttagttatatagCACTTTTAGCAAGAGATTCGTGACAAAAATAGAACAAAGCAATCAGATGAATAAAATGAGTTAATATCCGAAAAAGTTATTCAACTTTATAAATTTGAcaaagttattaaattttttttgtatcaacAAAATCAGTCAATTTAGACTtttaaatcaataaatcaaCTTAgacttttatattaataaaatcatataactaaatttattattaaaaaagtaaaattgacatgacaaaaataaattattatatcatgattattattgaaataataaataaatatcttaaaattagtatttccttatagaataaaataataaagataaataacaatattttcttttataattttttttttttgttatcattgTCGATTCTGAAATTGAGATAAGATGAAAAgaagaattttaattatttctttgtgCACTCACATTCCCATTAGTACACACACAAATTTACACacaaatttatttgattatgagagaaaattttaaaataattgtgaTACAATGATTTTTTCGAGTATTTCTTATACCTGCAGATAAATATTAGTAGGCACTTGgagagaacttttttttttaatgtatttaaagttaaattgaaaACAAGTATAGAAaagttaaatttgtattttaatatttcaatattgttagtcgtttttattattttattttctaataaaatagtaatttgagatatttatttataatttaattcatgaatatgaccaaaaaataatttaatttgttatatcaATTTACTTTAGTAACACATTTAGATGagtgattttttattaatataaaggTTTAAATTGAGTAAtattattgatacaaaacaaagtttaatgcttttattagataaattttcaaaattgagtgaacttttgaaatattaactcaaaaaaaacagtaaaaatatgtaaggtcatttttcttttttatgtatataattaattataagaaaTCAATTTTTCTAGTATAAAAAAGATATAGCACAGATTTCGATTTTTCCATCATATCTTGGTGTGGTAAAGCTatacttttatttgtttatttattggaAGATGAGATCAGCAATAATCTCATAATCAAATTTTTAGTTATGTAGATGCTTGTCAATTTTAGATTTTAcgcacttttaaaaaaataatatacatattttatcataatgttcatattaattaatatattttttaaaattttaagaaatgatttaaaaaaagtaattaatattaaaataaaaataaaaataatagatatttttttaatatattaaaaataaatatatattttaaattataattaataaataaaaataaaccgaCGAAATCTATCGTTAGCAAGTGACGCCCATTTTCTTTCATTATTGATGCCATTACTAAGTCACTTTCTTTTATTAACAATGCCGGCTGCACGCAGTCAAACATTGAAAGCATAACATGGCAAGTTCCACCAGATTTCAACGCCTTAGTTGTTTGGTTTTCTGTTAACTCTTATTTGTTGATtatattagaaataattatttaataatattagtctagtttaataaattaaaagataatttatctttttatatctattttacctttgttattaaatatttttctcgtcttattttatatgtcataCTTTTACTTTACTCTCCATTAAGAAATGATGTAATTTTATCCTTCTATCTttatttaatgtctttattaataaataacaaGATTAATTAACTATTCTATCAAAAGTTTAATTGGAAAATATGGTGATttatttatgcataaattttataaaagggaaaatacccaagtaccccctcaacctatgcccgaaatctcagagacacacttatactatactaaggtcctattacccccctgaacttattttatatgtaattttctatccctttttagcctacgtgacactagttcgaaaaaaaagtcaaccgtccttgggcccacaagatagtgccacgtaagctaaaaagggtaaaaaattattaataaaataagttcagggggataataggaccttagtataatataagtgtgtctgtgagatttcaggcataggttgagggggtacttgggcattatccctttataaaataataagtattgtgatgtaactatttatagaaagagatgacatataaaatggggGATCCGGCTCCCCTCCATTACCCCTTCCATCCATATCGTCAAGTGCACCTCTAGATAAGCGACACATgtcttatttaaaatttaaaggtcaagattatattatattaataattaccATAATCATAGTTACGTCgactaattttaaaaactactctctaaatttaataaaaaatacaatatatatcatacaaaattaaatatttgttaatatcattaatttcatcttatatttttacatttaaatattaaagcTTATGATATTTAAGGTGAGAATCaactaaataattttatgtaCTAGTAAACTTTATTCTTCAATGTTATACTACATTGaggaacaaaaaaatgaaagaattatcaatgttgaaaaaaactatcaaataaaagatacgaaacaaaaataaaaaattaaaagataaaagtgttgtaaatccattgtatatgtggatgatccattagagttatccaacaattaattggattaatgtattagtgtttccaatgtgataagatatcaaggtgatatgaaccttgatgataactatgtaaaatttcaatgtGACCTTTGACAATGATAtgtcaacactataaatagagatatcattcaccattatatgatatacttgaataagaaaattatctcctctatcttatacttcttggctttttcatcttatattctgagctttctttacaacacgttatcagcacgaaattgctacttgcaaaggtacaatataaatatttttatttaattcacatattctctcataattttcattatgtCGAATTTATCCAAACTTGAGTTTGTGGCATTAGATATTTCTGGAAAGAATTATCTTTCATGGGTACTCGATGCTGAGATTCACTTGGCTGCTAAAGGTCTTGATGCCACTATTACTCAGGGAAATGAAGCATCGAGTCAAGATAAGGTGAAGGCTATGATTTTCCTTCGTCATCATCTTGATGAGGGCCTGAAGATTGAATACTCTGACGGTGAAAGATCCACTTGAATTGTGGACTGATTTAAAGGAGAGATATGACCACTTAAAGGCAACAATGTTGCCAAGAGCTCGTTATGAGTGGATGCATTTACGGTTTCAAGATTTTAAGACCGTAATTGAATACAACTCTGTTGTATTCAGGATAACCTCCCAGTTGAAATTATGTGGGGAgactataaaagatgaggacatgTTCGAAAAGACACTTACTACTTTTCATGCCTCGAATGTGATATTGCAGCAGCAATATATCGCGAAAAGGGTTTTCAGAAATATTCTGAACTAATCTCATGTCTTTTGGTGGCTGAGCAGCATAATgctcttttaatgaaaaatcatgaagctCGTCCCACTGGAGCTGCTCCATTACCGGAGGCAAATGTGGTGGAAGCACGTGATCAATCTGAAGTAAAAAGAGATGATTATCGGGGATATAATAATGCACGGGGACGTGGCAAAGATAAAAGACGATACCCTAATCGTCAAGGTGGTCATAATAAAAGGGAGAACAACATGAGTTCTCAAAATAACCCCTCAAAAAGTAATTGTCGTCGTTGTGGCATGAAAGGCCATTGGAAGAATGAACGTCGCACACATGAACATTTTGTAAGGCTCTATCAAAATTCctttaaaaagaaaggaaataaaagtggTGCTTCCTCTTCCAATGCTCGAGCTGAGTCACATATGACTCTTAAAGATGGTGATAAGCCGGGAACATCTCAGAAATATGATAAAGATGTTGAAGAAAATTTGGCTTTAAAGGATGATGTTTTTGATGGCCTTGCTGACATTACTCATATGGAAGTTGATGACTTCTTTGGAGATCGAAACTAATGTTTGATCTTTTAGCTGGGGAATGagatttgttaatattttacttatgtatttttaattattatgttattaatgttgaagtatttaaatttccgttgttaattttgtttcttccttcgtttgatgtattttattttaatgaaaattaatagaaatccCCAGTTGTCAGTTGGATTCAAGATGAGTAATGGAGATGTATGCCTTCTTGATAGTGCTACAAcgcatacaatattaaaagaaaagaaatacttttctaatttggttatgaaaatggcatatgtcaacacaatatcaggtagtacaaaattaattgagggcTCTGGAAAAGCGACCTTATTACTATCTGGAGGGACAATATTAAGCATTGATAATGCAttatattgtagtaagtctcaaagaaacttattaagtttcaaagttattcgccaaaatggctatcatgttgagacggctaatgaaggaaaggttgaatacctttacattactacaattaatgtagagaagaaaattgtgcatgaaaaattacctgcattttcttctgggttgtactatacaagtataagtacagttgaatcacatgccgtagtaaacaaaaggtttactaattttaatgattttattatttggcATGACCGGTTGGGCCATCCCGGATTTAATATGATGCGCAAAATTATTGCGAATTCACATGGGCACACATTAAAGAGCccaaatatccttcaatcaaaGGAATTCTCTTGTGCTGCTTGTTCTCAAGGAAATTTGATCATTAAACCATCAACATTTAAGGTTGGAATTGAATCCCCTGCGTTTTTGGAACGTATACAGGGTGATATATGTGGACCAATTCAAACTGCATGTGGacctttaaatattatatggtcttgatAGATGCTTCTACAAGATGGTCACATGTGTGTTTATTATCAACTTGCAACATGGCTTTTGCGAGATTGTTggctcaaataataagattgaaagCACAATTTTCAGACTATACAATAAAGACAATCCGTCTAGATAATGCTGGTGAGTTTACATCTCAAGCATTTAATGGTTATTGTATGTCTACTGGTATAACAGTTGAGCATCCAGTTGCTCATGTTCACACTCAAAACGGTCTAGCAGAATCATTGATTAAACGTCTGCAATTGATAGCTAGACCATTACTAATGAGAACAAAGTTATCTGTGTCTATGTGGGGGCATGCTATTTTGCATGCAGCAACACTTGTACGCATAAGGCGAccaattatcatgaattctccCTATTAAAATTGACTTTTGGTCAAGAACCAAACATTTCCCATCttagagtttttggatgtgcggtGTATGTCCCAATTGCTCTACCACAACGCACAAAGATGGGCCCCAAAGAAGGTTGGGGATATATGTTGGGTATGAATCTccttcaatcataaaatatttggagcctatgactggagatttatttaaggcaagatttgctgattgtcattttgatgaatcagtatacccaacattagggggagaacaTAAGCCATTGGGAAAAGAGATAGATTGGAATTCATCATCTCTATCTCATCTGGATCCTCGAACAAACCAATGTGAGCAAGAagttcaaagaataatttatttgcagaaCATTGCAAATCAACTACCAGATGCATTTACTAATCTTCCAAGGATTACTAAATCGCATATTCCAGCTGTTAATGCTC
This DNA window, taken from Solanum lycopersicum chromosome 5, SLM_r2.1, encodes the following:
- the LOC138348946 gene encoding uncharacterized protein, whose protein sequence is MSNLSKLEFVALDISGKNYLSWVLDAEIHLAAKGLDATITQGNEASSQDKVKAMIFLRHHLDEGLKIEYSDAAIYREKGFQKYSELISCLLVAEQHNALLMKNHEARPTGAAPLPEANVVEARDQSEVKRDDYRGYNNARGRGKDKRRYPNRQGGHNKRENNMSSQNNPSKSNCRRCGMKGHWKNERRTHEHFVRLYQNSFKKKGNKSGASSSNARAESHMTLKDGDKPGTSQKYDKDVEENLALKDDVFDGLADITHMEVDDFFGDRN